ATTAGGCATGACTCATAGCTGGTAGTAAGACCGGCATATATTTTAGTGGCCACATAATCAGCTTTCACAAATATCTACCCGTTGCTCAAATGCATTCCCTCAATAATGTGTTACAGCTTGTGTTTCctgcaaaaaaaacacataagacgTTGCAATATCAAATTAAAACTGACATATAATATTAGCAATAAGGTCTAAAGGTATATACATCTAGAAACTAGTTATCAAGGTCTGCTGTCAGAGGTGAAGCAATTCCAAAACACCACAAAGGCTATTGCCTGCAAATGTAACTGGTCCTCTAACAATGACTGCACCCAGACAAGGACTGCAGAAAACACCACCTCTTTAGCAACCCAAGCTATTGATTGTGTTAATGGGCTCTTCAGCGAAATGCCTTCAGAAAGCTGGGGACTGCTCAATTTCCATGCTTTTGTAAAACAATCTTCATTTGTAGTCCTTCAGCTTTAGAAGGGCATTTTCATTCGCCCTAAAAAAAAGTCGAAGTATTCAAGACATCAAACATCATAGCTAAATTAGTAAACACGtttcagttttcttttgtttgaacaGGAACAGGAGTTTTGTCATGTAGCCTATGTACCTAgattggaaaataaaaatgaatactgtctgtcaaaataaaagcacataataaataataataataatacaagtgcaTCACTGATTGCTGTGCATCGTGGCCTAAGTTAGTAAGTGCAGCAAGGAGCTCAATTTTGTCCATGACTGAAAATCGTGCTTTAACTTTTTGATAATCACTCGCATACCTATCCTTACAGTACTGCTTATgttaaatataacaaaaacatctcGAGTTGCTATAACGTTTGTTAAACAAACAGGCATATAAATGACACTTACAAAGTTCatgttaaatgatttatttttagttaaaatatCCAATCAACTTATTCCCTGGGCTCCATCTACTAATTCCCCAGACATAGTATTAGTAGGCGTAAACCTTAGacacaatggaacctcccctttaaattctagacgGCGATCCACTTTTTCCCTGGTCTACTTATTCCCCAGGGCACCGGAATGGATTTTGAGGGCCAGAGCTGAGAGTCATGACAGTAAGGACTTATATGTAGATGCCGAATTTAAAACAACCTTAGTGATCCATACGATGCAGAACCATGCTGACAGAACCTTCCTGATCAACAAGGTGCAGAGCAAAGTAACATCCACAGGTCTATCAATCCATAAAATGCACTGAATATGAAATGTGGAGATCACCAGACTAGACTACACTGAAGTCAGGTCACACAATAGGAGCAACTGTCCTAATGAATATACTGTTCTAATGAATATGAAGTAAGCAAAGCTGTCAGTTTCCCCCACCCTGCAATAAAAAAAGAGTTAGCTTCTACTATAAAACCTGGACAAAACCTCAAAAATAACGGATTTTCAATCTTTCAGTTAGGATACTCCACGTTCCCCTGAATTATCACACAACGGGAACAACACAGAATCTGTACAAATTCTCAGATGAACTCGTCCTTAAACTGTTGCATCTGGTAAGTAAAGCATTCCAATACAGACCATGTCAGATTGATGCAATGACCTGCTGGCACCTGCAGCTGGCAACATTAATTCGGAGAATTAGTTGAACACACAAAAAAGGTGTTCAAATAATAACTCCCTGAATTTACAAATCAAGAGCAGATGTACATGTCAAAAAATCACACAGCATGTGTTTCCCTCTGGAGCAACATGTCTTGCACATCTGGGAAAGGCGTTAAGAATCAACCCCTGTAAGGTGCTGACATCGTATTGTTAAACACTCATTCCTTCAACATAGTCTGGGAAGACGCCCTGTGATTACAGGCAGAAGACAGATGCGCTCGCATTAGTACTGAATGCACACAGCATACATACCCTCCGCAGCTTGAATGTAGTATCCCTTTTCTCTGCCAGGTTTCACATCCAACAGTTGCATGGTCCTGTCCAGCAGGCCGTGGATGACCTCGAACCCGGGGCTTTTGTTGTAGTAGACTGCACAGAGCCGCCTGTTGTTCCTCGCACCCACATCTGTGTCAAAAGACACAGATAAGTCAGCCAACTGCTTGCCTCCACAATGCTACCCATCTTCTTCATACCACACTGTATGGAGCAATCATTGGACATGACTCCTCACCTTTGTGAACATGTCACGCTCCTTTTATGATTCAGACCATTAGTGTTTAATATGAATTATTAACCCTTTGGAGACAGTAATGCAATCACCCCCGAAGCTGTGAACATTCTGGATAAAACAGCACTCtactcttcaaaaaaaaaaaaaaaatcaaaccacgCTGACTAGAAATTTGACTTCTCAGGACCTATCGTCTTCTGTCAGCAGGAACCGTTACACCTATTGACAGCATTCACAAAAAGCTGCAGccttaaagaaaacaaatctaaaagGAAATCCTTATCTGTAAAGTTCAATATGTAATCAAATTGGTTATGTCATGAGCTACACAAGCACACCTCTTGTTACGTCCTTCAGCACCACGTCAGAGATTTCAAACAGTTTCAGGGGAAGAGGCATTTTCCGGTTTGCTGCCACTGTCTTCAGGAGGCCAGCGAGGAGGGTCGTGCGCGCCACCTGGTGGAAGAAATGGGAAACGTTGCTTGGGATGCACTTCCTCATCTGCACCACGAAAGAATAAAACCAACGTAGGAAGGCCATCTAGTGGCCCAGTTATGGAATGCACCAATGAATTTACTATCCTGGCTTGAAAATACAAATCCCTATGCAAACTGTGTGAAATTAggatattatttgtatttgtacatGCCACCCGAGGCATAAAGAACAACCATAAAGGGAGATTGTAAGATTTCAATATTTACTTGTTATCCTATAAAACAACCCTGCTTTTGCACTGTGTAATTGATCCAAGGCTTTGCatactgttatttatatatagCAATAACACTCTCTTGCTGTTCCTCTGACCTGGAATTCTGCTGTTTTGGGGTTGGCTATGTGTGCTGCTTTCGTGCTGGAGATGTCCTTGTTGAGTTTTTCTGCAATGTCTTCTTGAGAGCACTGTAGGAAGGCAGAGATGTCACTTTCATACAACACGGTATAATACACCTGAACACTATTTATCAAGATACAGAACGGTACAGTACTTTTATATTGTGTTGCATCCGCAAAAGAAAAGTAATCTACATCGGCATGGTTTTAAGAAAAATCtcctttttaaaacagatttataaCATAGTtcattatacacatttttttaccaTTAACGCTATATATTATAGTTCATTCCAAATGCATTTTTGGGCTGTTTCTCAATATCAAATTACACTAAACACACAGTCTAGGCCACTGACTAACTGGGAATAGAATAGTGTAAGTTGCAATCTTACAAACCCTATACTGATAGAAAAGAGAAGTGCATGACTCTTTTCATACATAAGAAATGTATTTGGTATTTGTTCATATAATAATTACCAAGGCAAAGGTCAGAGCCTCTGTGAATCCAGCAGCTGCTAGGTCCTGTCTTAACAGCTCCGTTAGTTTGTTCAGAGGAAACTGTAAGAGAGAAAGAGCGTGACATTTACATCATTAATTTCACTGTTTCATAGATCGAACAGGACCTACCTGGACCCATTTACCTTACCAGAAATAATCATAATAAGTGAATGTATTCAGAATGATTTTATatgattctaaacaacaagagATACTGCTAGCTTTGGGTTTTGTGTTGTCAGTTTCTTGACAGATCTTTAAATCTGCCCACCTGATTGGCTATAGTGTACGTTTGGGGGATGGTCCTCTTGAGGTTGTTAAAACCGTAGGCCATGGCGGCGTCTTCCACTATGTCACAAGCGTGGATGATGTCGGATCTGGTAGGAGGGATTTCAACCTCTATCTCCCCCCCTTCTCCTATCACCTCTGATTTCAAGTACATCCGAGTCAAcagctttgctatgctttcaggGGTCTCACTGAAataagacataaacaaacaataatcacAACAGTCGAGGTGCAGTAAATCATAAAGCAAGGATTCTATGCGATCTTTGCAAGAGTGTTTGCATGAAAGTCTTCTGGACAGTGGGTAATAAACCAACAACCGTCTAGAACCGTTTCATGAACATCACAGTTTTATTGATAATTTATAAAAACATACTTCTCAGTTAAAGATGTGTGTATCAGGTCAAGGTATATTCACAGTACAGGTTATGAAATGGAAATTCATGTTACAGTAGTcaacattatacattataaataaataaacaaataaagttaGAAATCCAAAACTTACTTGAATCCTACTTTTTTGTTGATAAAATCACTAGTTATTGTCTCCTTCCTGTATGGCAATTCCTGATAagggtgaaaaataaataaataaaaccgtaAAACACAAATTTTACGTATTTTGTTATATTCCATCTGAGAAGCAAGAGGTAGGGGGGTTTGTAAGTCAGGCCAAATGCCCCAAGCCTAATTTAAACACTACAACTATTCCACATTGCAACCAACTTTTGCCAGAAAAGATTACAAGTAAATATTTCAGCAAGATCCCTCCCCCAAAACCAGACACTAGGGGTTAAGGTGACTTTGATTATAAGTACTTACAGGGTAAATACAGGTCTTCCCATCTGGATAAACAACCTCTGCTGCCTCAACACTGCAGTGACATAAAAGTGGTATTTTATTTACGTTCATAAAAAACAGAGCTTGAAAAATGAATTTTAACAACAGAAGCTCCATCTTCTCTCACTTACGTGAAGGGCTCGTCACAATATTCACTGAACATTGTAACCATCATGTCAAGAACTATTTTAGCCTGAAAGGGGgggaaaaatgaataaatgttacTTCATTACTGTACATACCCCCCCCCCAATGGAACAGCAGTCCATTTGTACAAAGCTGAGACTATTTTGAACATTAATTACCTTTGTAACATCTGTAGCTGTGCACTCAATAAAAACATTCTTTGTATTCAGAGAAATCTTTGAATGGTCCCCTAAAGAGTGAAAAATTGTTATTGATTTTGATAACAGGCcaagtgtattaaaaaaataaaaacataacaaacacCTGACACTGGTAACCTCATTCTCCACACATTACCATTTACAAGTATAAATGAATCATCAAGAAAAACTGAGGGACCACGAAGCCAATTTGTGGCTTGGtacttggtttcaggccactgcatggcacaccaggggagacagCATTTGATTCAGTAAAGGCCTCATACtaagtctcctggaaccaggttttaaGCCACTGCTCCTGAAaatgtggctttgtgttccctcagctttaagcAACAAAATCTGATCTGCTAGATCTTTAATTAAAATTGGTTAAACAAAACATCACCTGTTCTATTTCAATTATGCAAATACCGAAGATCTAAATTTTGCCTCAAGTAGCACTGGGAATTTCTAGAGTCCAGCTTCTTTTCATTTATGACACTTACCGTTAATAATCGGTGGCATAGACAGAACTATCCCATTGCTGTCATAAATAACAGGGTAGACTGGCTTGTCTTCTATAATGTGCAGGAAGTGGCGCAAATGGCTATcggtcttaaaaaaataaataaataaataaataaataaataaataaataaataaataaaaagagaaaagctTTCTCAAATTATCTGATATTCCTGAGATCATTCAGTTTACACTCTTTAGCTTGAGAATATTACATAGTTACAGGCAAATCAAAGGCAACACATTATTGTAGACAGTTAACTTGGTAGGTTGATAAAGCTAGAAGTAGTCTCTTAAACTTCTACagaacacattttcattcacCGGCATGCAAAGCGACCTGGTTTTAAACCAGAACGCAATGCTTGCATCACTTGGTTGTTCAAAAGTAAAATCATCACAGCTCTGAAGGCTGGTTGGAGGGAGTGTGCACTTATTCCATTACCCACAACAAGGGGGAGGGAGCTGAGGAGAGATAAGGCATGGAGTACACTTATTATAGGGATCCTAGTTTCCAGATCCAACTAGTTCCACGGGGATCTTAAGCTTGGGACAATTAGGAAAAACTGCACATGATCTGTGTGTAATATAGGTAAGTTCACATAGTCTCTTCTGCTCTTACTTTATAGAGGTTCATGAGTTCAGGAGCGGTATACTCTTTGCTCTGGTTCAGAGGTTTGAACTTAATGTCTGCTGGAGGTTTTGCAGTGAAGGTAAATGGCCCAGAAATGGTATCCAGATCATGAGTGCCAATGGCAACCAGGGTCCTCTTCCTGAAATTTAGAAGTTAAAGAAGAAATGTAAATGCACGGGTTaagattatatttatttaaagac
The sequence above is drawn from the Acipenser ruthenus chromosome 12, fAciRut3.2 maternal haplotype, whole genome shotgun sequence genome and encodes:
- the LOC117416539 gene encoding phenylalanine--tRNA ligase beta subunit-like — encoded protein: MPTVSVKRDLLFQSLGREYTDEEFDELCFEFGLELDEITSEKDIISKEQGDVKAEGASDVILYKIDVPANRYDLLCLEGLVRGLQVFKERTEAPRYTRVNPADGEPQKLIITEETALVRPHAVAAVLRNITFTKDRYESFIELQEKLHQNVCRKRTLVAIGTHDLDTISGPFTFTAKPPADIKFKPLNQSKEYTAPELMNLYKTDSHLRHFLHIIEDKPVYPVIYDSNGIVLSMPPIINGDHSKISLNTKNVFIECTATDVTKAKIVLDMMVTMFSEYCDEPFTVEAAEVVYPDGKTCIYPELPYRKETITSDFINKKVGFNETPESIAKLLTRMYLKSEVIGEGGEIEVEIPPTRSDIIHACDIVEDAAMAYGFNNLKRTIPQTYTIANQFPLNKLTELLRQDLAAAGFTEALTFALCSQEDIAEKLNKDISSTKAAHIANPKTAEFQVARTTLLAGLLKTVAANRKMPLPLKLFEISDVVLKDVTRDVGARNNRRLCAVYYNKSPGFEVIHGLLDRTMQLLDVKPGREKGYYIQAAEDSTFFPGRCAEVFAHGQSIGRLGVLHPDVINKFELTMPCSALDIDIEPFL